A window from Trinickia violacea encodes these proteins:
- a CDS encoding AAA family ATPase — MADTKQRLLRAAHDVLMDDDGNVEPRNGILLFGEPGNGKTLFAEALAGELALPFLQIAFGDTASKWINDTPEKIKAVFRTASETGACVLFIDEIDSFLKPRDGGANVHSMDRDVVNTMLTEIVNLRGSTVILVAATNFIEQLDTAGIREGRFDYKIEIPPPDLKARVNLIGHSICKNLGPKTVARATAEALASRWDGFSASRLSALGGQLREMHRDGQFSGLVTFDVAMQAMRLLQGRRGRLPEMVKAVDDIIMPMASRNVLRDLAYRMKKVHRLEQMGGSLPRGLLFYGPPGTGKTQAAMALAKASGYAFLKTTGADLIARPDSWERLVREASDIRPAIVFLDEADDILTDRRYSNVATLTNRILTTLDGASGRIRDVIFIAATNHQDRMDPAAVRGGRFSEKVRFDVPERADMERYVSATLWRIANGQYSLERDILRQCMVVLAGRSIADADAVIAESVNRAATRAIRENVAEIRSADVVAAARSVLDDRIADA; from the coding sequence ATGGCGGACACCAAGCAGCGACTTCTGCGCGCGGCGCACGACGTTCTCATGGACGACGATGGGAACGTTGAGCCACGCAATGGCATTCTCCTCTTCGGCGAGCCAGGTAATGGCAAGACGCTCTTTGCGGAAGCACTCGCCGGCGAGCTCGCACTACCTTTCCTGCAAATCGCTTTCGGTGACACCGCATCGAAATGGATCAATGACACTCCGGAAAAAATCAAGGCTGTTTTCCGCACGGCAAGCGAGACGGGCGCCTGCGTGCTTTTTATCGACGAAATCGACTCGTTCCTGAAGCCCCGCGATGGCGGCGCCAACGTCCACTCGATGGATCGAGACGTGGTCAATACAATGCTTACGGAAATAGTCAACCTTCGCGGATCGACGGTGATCCTAGTGGCGGCGACCAACTTCATCGAGCAGCTCGATACCGCTGGCATCCGCGAGGGACGTTTCGACTATAAGATCGAAATTCCGCCACCCGACCTGAAAGCGCGCGTCAACCTGATTGGCCACTCCATCTGCAAAAATCTGGGTCCTAAAACGGTCGCCCGCGCCACCGCAGAAGCCCTGGCCAGTCGGTGGGACGGATTCAGCGCATCACGATTGAGCGCGCTTGGCGGCCAACTGCGCGAGATGCATCGCGACGGTCAGTTCAGCGGCCTGGTTACGTTCGACGTCGCCATGCAAGCGATGCGTTTGCTTCAGGGGCGCCGCGGTCGGTTGCCCGAAATGGTCAAGGCAGTGGACGACATCATCATGCCCATGGCTTCCCGCAACGTGCTGCGCGACTTGGCGTATCGAATGAAGAAGGTCCATCGCCTTGAGCAGATGGGCGGTAGCCTGCCGCGGGGTCTGCTCTTCTACGGACCACCAGGGACCGGCAAGACACAGGCCGCAATGGCGCTCGCGAAGGCGTCCGGCTATGCATTCCTCAAGACCACCGGTGCAGATCTCATCGCGCGACCGGATTCATGGGAACGTCTCGTTCGAGAAGCGAGCGACATCCGGCCGGCAATCGTGTTCCTTGACGAGGCGGACGACATCCTCACGGACCGACGGTACTCAAACGTCGCAACGTTGACCAATAGGATTCTCACGACACTAGATGGCGCCAGCGGTCGCATCCGGGACGTGATTTTCATTGCGGCCACAAATCATCAAGACCGGATGGATCCTGCGGCCGTGCGCGGCGGACGGTTCAGTGAAAAGGTCCGGTTCGACGTGCCCGAACGTGCGGACATGGAGCGCTATGTCAGCGCGACCTTGTGGCGAATCGCGAACGGTCAATATTCGCTGGAGCGAGACATTCTGCGCCAATGCATGGTCGTACTCGCCGGACGCTCGATTGCGGACGCGGACGCCGTAATCGCCGAAAGCGTGAACAGGGCAGCCACCCGTGCGATCCGCGAGAACGTGGCCGAAATTAGGTCAGCGGACGTCGTGGCCGCTGCGAGGTCTGTGCTTGACGATCGGATAGCCGATGCCTAG
- a CDS encoding IS6 family transposase: MAKKNTLGKTLPAGIGKVLKRLHYPLDVILVCVRWYVACSLSLRNLEEMMAERGIKVDHSSVHRWVIKLVPLLDRAFHRRKQPVDKSWRVDETYVKVKGQWKYLYRAVDKAGNTVDFLLRAHRDKAAARRYFEKAIDRNGEPETIPVDKSGANLAALEALNAKRSTPIKVRQNKYLNNIVEQDHRAVKRVIKPMMGFKDFRCARIILSGIEIMHIIRKGQMRGDDVAATAAEQFYSLAI; the protein is encoded by the coding sequence ATGGCAAAGAAGAACACACTAGGCAAGACACTGCCTGCTGGCATTGGCAAGGTACTGAAGCGACTGCACTATCCGCTGGATGTGATCCTGGTGTGTGTGCGGTGGTACGTGGCGTGTTCGCTGAGCCTGCGTAACCTCGAAGAGATGATGGCCGAGCGCGGCATCAAGGTGGATCATTCGAGCGTGCACCGCTGGGTCATCAAGCTTGTGCCGCTGCTGGACAGGGCATTTCACCGCCGCAAGCAGCCGGTGGACAAGAGCTGGCGCGTTGACGAGACCTACGTCAAGGTCAAGGGCCAGTGGAAATATTTATACCGTGCTGTCGACAAGGCAGGCAACACGGTCGATTTCCTGCTGCGGGCCCATCGTGACAAGGCCGCTGCGCGCCGCTACTTCGAGAAGGCCATTGACCGCAACGGCGAGCCCGAAACAATTCCCGTGGACAAGAGCGGCGCCAATCTGGCCGCGCTCGAAGCGCTCAACGCCAAACGTTCGACACCGATCAAGGTTCGCCAGAACAAGTACCTGAATAACATCGTGGAGCAGGACCATCGCGCCGTCAAACGCGTCATCAAACCCATGATGGGCTTCAAGGATTTCCGCTGCGCGCGCATTATCTTGTCCGGCATCGAAATCATGCACATTATCCGCAAGGGGCAGATGCGTGGTGATGACGTCGCTGCGACTGCAGCCGAACAATTCTATTCTCTTGCGATATAA
- a CDS encoding response regulator transcription factor: MRVLSLEDEPAQAELVRTALEAAGHQVWSFERGRAAIRHLENATVDLLILDWKVPDITGIEVLGWARTRLGHQLPVIMLTNHATEDHAVQSLEGGADAHLVKPMRMRELMAHVTALLRRAYPEATRRTEFSELGAYRLDLRERIAKVGDRILSLTPREFELAWLLFRSAGQIVPREQLFTRVWGRDRMTWDSRSLDTHVYRLRRKLELREHGLRLRSVYQHGYCLEQTLTTGCDATSLAASYDTPDEQSGIIGCLSCKGKVFTPAPALA; the protein is encoded by the coding sequence ATGAGAGTGTTGTCCCTTGAAGATGAACCCGCGCAGGCGGAGCTGGTCCGTACGGCCCTGGAGGCTGCCGGGCATCAGGTGTGGTCATTCGAGCGCGGGCGTGCCGCGATCCGTCATCTCGAGAACGCAACCGTCGATCTGCTGATACTCGACTGGAAGGTGCCGGATATTACCGGGATCGAGGTGCTCGGCTGGGCCCGCACGCGCCTCGGCCACCAACTGCCGGTGATCATGCTGACGAACCATGCGACCGAGGATCATGCCGTGCAGTCGCTGGAGGGCGGCGCCGATGCGCATCTCGTCAAGCCTATGCGGATGCGCGAACTGATGGCCCACGTCACGGCGCTGCTGCGTCGCGCCTATCCGGAGGCAACGCGTCGCACCGAATTCTCCGAGCTGGGCGCCTACAGGCTCGACCTTCGCGAGCGCATTGCGAAGGTGGGTGACAGAATCCTGTCGCTCACACCGCGGGAGTTCGAGCTTGCCTGGCTGCTGTTTCGCAGCGCGGGGCAGATTGTGCCCCGCGAGCAGCTTTTCACGCGAGTGTGGGGCAGGGACAGGATGACCTGGGATTCGCGCAGCCTGGACACGCATGTGTACCGGCTGCGCAGGAAGCTCGAACTGCGCGAGCATGGCTTGCGTCTGCGCTCGGTCTACCAGCACGGCTACTGTCTGGAGCAAACCTTGACGACTGGATGCGATGCGACCTCGCTTGCAGCATCGTACGATACCCCCGATGAACAGAGCGGCATTATCGGTTGCTTGTCCTGCAAAGGAAAAGTGTTCACTCCCGCACCAGCTCTCGCTTGA
- a CDS encoding LysR family transcriptional regulator: MKLHHLEALVSVADAGSIRAAARLLQLSQAAVTKALRELESEQQLALFVRTAGGVSFTDAGHRLLKHARLVIGQMERASEELAKLRGDQAGKLTIAVTPLVMVTFLAETVSLFRKQMPSIQLEIFEGLTAVALPRLREGALDFGILALAVALTDQEFDIEPLFGYEPRVMARRGHPSAGKHSLHDLLDQNWAVNFTPASYESLMQRMFWQHGAKIAPARLHGAHSYSLMLELVQYCDMLTWAPGPLLLTESMRDWAQALTLDEQFETRHVSVISLRNAMRSQAAKCFIDCLCKVIRTRSRSASEANRTLFDRLELLL; the protein is encoded by the coding sequence ATGAAACTGCATCACCTGGAGGCGCTGGTCTCCGTTGCTGACGCCGGAAGCATCCGCGCAGCGGCACGCCTGTTGCAGCTGTCCCAGGCGGCCGTCACCAAGGCGTTGCGCGAGCTGGAAAGCGAACAACAGCTTGCGTTGTTTGTGCGCACTGCCGGCGGCGTGAGCTTCACGGACGCCGGACACAGGCTGCTGAAGCACGCGCGACTGGTCATCGGGCAAATGGAGCGCGCCAGCGAAGAACTGGCAAAACTGCGCGGGGACCAGGCCGGCAAGCTCACCATCGCGGTCACCCCACTGGTTATGGTCACCTTTCTTGCAGAGACAGTATCGCTGTTCCGCAAGCAGATGCCGTCGATCCAACTGGAGATCTTCGAAGGACTGACCGCAGTGGCGTTACCGCGCCTGAGGGAAGGCGCGCTGGATTTCGGCATCCTCGCGCTGGCAGTGGCGCTGACGGACCAAGAATTCGACATCGAACCGCTGTTTGGCTACGAGCCGCGCGTAATGGCCCGCCGCGGACATCCGAGCGCCGGGAAGCACTCGTTGCATGATCTGCTCGACCAGAACTGGGCGGTCAACTTCACGCCAGCGAGCTATGAGAGTTTGATGCAGCGAATGTTCTGGCAGCACGGGGCGAAGATTGCCCCCGCCCGCCTGCATGGCGCGCATTCCTATTCACTCATGCTTGAACTGGTGCAGTACTGCGATATGCTCACTTGGGCCCCGGGACCCTTGCTGCTCACCGAGTCCATGCGCGACTGGGCGCAGGCACTGACACTGGATGAGCAGTTTGAGACCCGTCATGTCAGCGTAATCAGCCTGCGCAACGCGATGCGTAGCCAGGCAGCGAAGTGTTTTATCGACTGCCTGTGCAAGGTCATCCGAACGCGCTCGCGATCTGCGAGTGAGGCGAACCGCACGCTGTTCGACCGGCTGGAGTTACTGTTGTGA
- a CDS encoding LysR substrate-binding domain-containing protein, translated as MKLHHLEALVSVADAGSIRAAARLLQLSQAAVTKALRELESEQQLALLVRTAGGVSFTDVGYRLLQHARLVVGQIERASEELAKLRGDQAGKLAIAVTPLVMVTFLPETVSLFRKQMPAIQLEIFEGLTAVALPRLREGALDFGILALAAALTDQEFDIEPLFAYESRAMARRGHPSAGKHSLHDLLDQNWAVNFTPASYESLMQDLFWQHGAKIAPARLHSTHSYSLMLELVRYSDMLTVAPEPLLLTESMRNWAQPLRLDEQFGTRRVSVISLRNTMRSQAAMCFVDCLRKVIRTRSRSASEANRMLFDRLELLF; from the coding sequence ATGAAACTGCATCACCTGGAGGCGCTGGTCTCTGTTGCTGACGCCGGAAGCATCCGCGCAGCGGCACGCCTGTTGCAGCTGTCCCAGGCAGCCGTCACCAAGGCGTTGCGCGAGCTGGAAAGCGAGCAGCAGCTTGCGTTGCTCGTGCGTACAGCCGGCGGCGTGAGCTTCACGGATGTTGGGTACAGGCTGCTGCAGCACGCGCGACTGGTCGTGGGGCAAATCGAGCGCGCCAGCGAAGAGCTGGCAAAACTGCGCGGGGACCAGGCCGGCAAGCTCGCCATCGCGGTCACCCCGCTGGTCATGGTCACCTTTCTTCCAGAGACGGTATCGCTGTTCCGCAAGCAGATGCCGGCGATTCAGTTGGAGATATTCGAAGGACTGACCGCCGTGGCGTTACCGCGCCTGAGGGAAGGCGCGCTGGATTTCGGCATCCTCGCGCTGGCAGCGGCGCTGACGGACCAGGAATTCGACATCGAACCGCTGTTTGCATATGAGTCGCGCGCAATGGCCCGCCGCGGACATCCGAGCGCCGGGAAGCACTCGTTGCATGATCTGCTCGACCAGAACTGGGCGGTCAACTTTACGCCAGCCAGCTACGAGAGCCTGATGCAAGACCTGTTCTGGCAACATGGGGCGAAGATTGCCCCCGCCCGACTGCACAGCACACATTCATATTCACTCATGCTTGAACTGGTGCGGTACAGCGATATGCTCACTGTTGCCCCAGAACCCTTGCTGCTCACCGAGTCCATGCGCAATTGGGCGCAGCCGCTAAGACTGGATGAGCAGTTTGGGACCCGCCGTGTCAGCGTGATCAGCTTGCGCAATACGATGCGCAGCCAGGCAGCGATGTGCTTTGTCGACTGCCTGCGCAAGGTCATCCGAACGCGGTCGCGATCTGCGAGTGAGGCGAACCGGATGCTGTTCGACCGGCTGGAGTTACTGTTTTGA
- a CDS encoding H-NS histone family protein yields the protein MNSYFSLLKQFDQLQREIEIARVREVRRFIDEVFELLNERGVSLDDLVEYRMAVETHQSRGAKVKYRDSATGRTWSGRGREPDWIRGKDRNDFLIE from the coding sequence ATGAATTCCTATTTTTCACTACTAAAGCAATTCGACCAACTCCAACGCGAGATCGAAATCGCTCGCGTCCGTGAGGTGCGGCGCTTCATTGACGAGGTCTTCGAACTGCTCAACGAGCGGGGCGTGAGCTTGGACGATCTGGTCGAATATCGGATGGCAGTCGAGACGCACCAGTCTCGAGGCGCGAAGGTGAAGTACCGTGACTCGGCGACAGGCCGCACGTGGAGCGGGCGAGGCCGCGAACCAGACTGGATTCGTGGCAAGGATCGAAACGACTTTCTGATCGAGTGA
- a CDS encoding outer membrane protein assembly factor BamE: protein MKEASKLFALLGTTVCVASCGMVPMTAPDGSVIFPDRSSAWLKEGTFVNVDNLRQMAPGLTKDQVYALLQEPHFNEGVIAVRVWNYIFDFRTADSNAFVSCQYQVRYDGHGRVTATYWKEPDCVRFLNPSIARSVPFVPAAQPIALDASVLFALNKSALEDLRPEDRAKFD from the coding sequence ATGAAGGAAGCGAGCAAACTGTTTGCGTTGCTGGGCACGACCGTGTGCGTAGCCAGCTGTGGGATGGTGCCGATGACGGCGCCCGACGGGTCGGTCATTTTTCCGGATCGGAGCAGCGCCTGGTTGAAGGAAGGGACGTTCGTCAATGTCGACAACCTCAGGCAAATGGCGCCTGGGCTGACGAAGGATCAGGTATACGCGTTGCTGCAGGAGCCACATTTCAACGAAGGTGTGATCGCGGTGCGCGTCTGGAATTACATTTTCGATTTCCGCACCGCGGATAGCAATGCGTTCGTTTCCTGCCAGTACCAGGTCCGGTACGACGGGCATGGACGAGTCACGGCTACCTACTGGAAAGAGCCGGATTGCGTGCGTTTCTTGAACCCGTCGATAGCCAGGTCCGTGCCGTTCGTGCCCGCTGCACAGCCGATCGCACTCGACGCTTCCGTGCTATTCGCGCTCAATAAATCAGCACTCGAAGATTTGCGGCCGGAAGACCGTGCGAAGTTCGATTAG
- a CDS encoding YadA family autotransporter adhesin yields MNDGGTQQGNYNNSGATGANSLAAGVGASALGDQAVAVGNSASASFTADTALGNGATANSTPVGATGSANQGGAIALGDGAHAVGASAISIGAFAGSNVKGDINTAIGVSAGGNVTGDDNLATGSYAGSNVNGSNNLSYGNSSGNLVTGNSNVAIGSWAGTGLGIGYGAAGAAQPSNYNAAVGFGAGQALDGSYNVSMGTFAGAGSSGGSSVSLGNGAGLAVIGNNNVAIGNQAGTTTTVTDPAIGATSGSTLAVNNAVAVGNQALAGSDEAVAIGDTAKATASNAVALGNGASASGTSSVSVGTGNIVSGASSGAFGDPSTVSGTGSYSVGNNNTITANNAFVLGSNVTDAVDNSVVLGANSAVAAANTSYYNPGSATLSGTASGVVSVGAPGAERQITNVAPGSYATDAVNVSQLQSLVNTVTASQTHYYSVNDGGAQQGNYNNNGATGANTLAAGVNASAVLQSDMAVGVGAVANGAPASLSGLTSGQATAVGPYAQALSYAATALGNNAQATGDESLAAGNYAIASGHQSLALGHNNRVTGEDAGAVGEGNVISGPAGYAFGNVNNVAANNAAAIGGGNRLALGAGESSVVGSNNIVNAPNVMVLGNSVIVGSGLTGAVVLGDRSTVSAATPTPSGTINGATYTYAGGSPAAGDVVSVGSTTAPRQIQHVAAGRVSATSTDAVNGSQLYATDQAINNLSNVVTATATHYYSVNDGGTQQANYNNNGATGADSLAAGVGAYAPAAFAVALGPFAAATGSAGIAVGQKSSAVSNNDIAIGTNAYAGASISTFSGADSASTAIGENATATGGYSVAQGYGADAVAQDSIAIGSTSTASGIGAIAIGTGASANNKNDVALGAGSGTAAANPTNSATIATASGGQLTLSGFAGANPASVVSVGAPGAERQITNVAAGRVTATSTDAVNGSELYAVASAIDTAVNGGGIKYFHANSNAADSSATGTDSIAVGPSASAYGDSSIAQGSGALAGVNGNTAVSGDVALGSGAQATGGRSLALGNGASVATLGGVALGAGSVASREAGTYVDPITGGSFTTALGAVSVGASGTLRQITNVAPGTQLTDAVNLGQLESALSTLNTTISSLPSTNPGSGRTWITGNPGTYTAPVASGENATAGGSDSVASASGSTAIGDHANASGANSVALGANSVATAPNTVSIGSTGNERTLSNVAAGVNGTDAVNVNQLNAGVSSAVSQSNQYTDQQVSSLRRDMNSGAAAAMAVAGLPQPAGPGKSVLAVAGSTWQGQQGLAFGVSTVSENGRWIYKGSLTTSSRGGTGAVIGAGYQW; encoded by the coding sequence GTGAACGACGGCGGTACACAGCAAGGCAACTACAACAATAGCGGCGCGACAGGTGCAAATTCGCTCGCGGCGGGCGTCGGCGCGTCGGCGTTGGGTGACCAAGCCGTTGCTGTCGGGAACAGTGCGAGCGCATCTTTCACGGCGGATACCGCGCTGGGTAATGGTGCAACTGCAAACAGCACGCCGGTGGGGGCAACCGGATCTGCGAACCAGGGCGGTGCAATCGCGTTGGGTGATGGCGCGCACGCTGTCGGTGCCTCGGCTATTTCGATTGGCGCGTTTGCTGGCTCAAACGTCAAGGGCGATATCAATACTGCGATCGGTGTTAGTGCGGGCGGGAATGTAACTGGCGACGACAACCTGGCTACTGGCAGTTACGCGGGCTCAAATGTCAATGGCAGCAATAATCTGTCGTATGGGAACTCGTCCGGCAATCTGGTGACTGGCAACAGCAATGTTGCGATCGGTAGCTGGGCCGGAACGGGACTGGGCATTGGCTACGGAGCGGCTGGCGCGGCTCAGCCGAGCAACTACAACGCAGCGGTGGGATTTGGTGCAGGTCAGGCACTGGACGGTTCTTATAATGTTTCGATGGGAACTTTCGCCGGCGCGGGCTCGTCCGGCGGTTCGAGCGTTTCGTTGGGCAACGGGGCGGGATTAGCGGTAATCGGCAACAACAATGTGGCGATCGGCAATCAGGCGGGTACGACCACTACCGTCACTGATCCGGCCATAGGTGCGACCTCTGGCAGCACGTTGGCGGTCAATAATGCGGTTGCCGTAGGCAACCAAGCCCTTGCCGGTAGCGATGAGGCGGTGGCGATTGGCGATACCGCGAAGGCGACAGCGAGTAACGCTGTGGCGTTGGGTAATGGTGCTTCTGCCAGCGGCACGTCGTCGGTCAGCGTCGGTACGGGTAACATCGTGAGCGGTGCCAGCTCGGGCGCATTCGGCGATCCGAGCACGGTGAGCGGCACGGGCTCGTACTCCGTTGGCAACAACAACACGATCACGGCAAATAACGCATTCGTGCTGGGCAGCAACGTGACGGATGCGGTGGACAACTCGGTGGTGCTCGGTGCGAATTCGGCCGTGGCAGCGGCGAACACATCGTATTACAACCCGGGCTCTGCGACGTTGTCGGGCACGGCGAGCGGGGTGGTGAGTGTGGGAGCGCCGGGCGCGGAGCGCCAGATTACAAACGTGGCGCCGGGCAGCTATGCGACGGACGCGGTGAACGTGAGCCAGTTGCAGTCGCTGGTGAATACGGTGACGGCCAGTCAGACGCACTACTACAGCGTCAATGATGGCGGGGCGCAGCAAGGCAACTACAACAACAACGGTGCGACGGGCGCGAATACGCTGGCAGCCGGCGTGAACGCTTCGGCGGTTCTGCAGTCTGATATGGCGGTCGGCGTTGGGGCCGTCGCAAATGGAGCGCCAGCCAGCCTGAGCGGTCTTACTTCGGGGCAGGCGACGGCTGTCGGACCATATGCTCAGGCACTGAGTTACGCTGCGACAGCGCTGGGCAACAACGCTCAGGCAACGGGCGACGAAAGTCTGGCGGCTGGGAATTATGCTATTGCCAGTGGCCATCAATCGCTTGCCCTCGGTCATAACAATCGGGTCACGGGCGAAGACGCGGGTGCAGTTGGCGAAGGTAACGTCATCAGCGGCCCGGCGGGTTACGCCTTTGGCAACGTCAACAACGTTGCCGCTAACAATGCCGCCGCCATTGGAGGGGGCAACAGGCTGGCGCTCGGCGCGGGCGAGAGCAGTGTTGTCGGTAGCAACAATATCGTCAATGCCCCCAACGTCATGGTGCTGGGCAACAGCGTGATTGTTGGTAGCGGCTTAACGGGTGCTGTGGTGTTGGGCGACCGCTCGACGGTGTCTGCTGCCACGCCGACGCCAAGTGGCACGATCAACGGTGCCACATACACCTACGCAGGTGGTAGCCCCGCGGCCGGCGACGTGGTGAGCGTGGGCTCAACCACCGCGCCACGGCAGATCCAGCACGTGGCGGCGGGTCGAGTCAGCGCAACCAGCACCGATGCCGTCAACGGCAGCCAGCTGTATGCGACCGACCAGGCAATCAACAATCTGTCGAACGTCGTCACGGCCACCGCGACGCACTACTACAGCGTCAACGATGGCGGGACGCAGCAAGCCAACTACAACAACAATGGGGCCACAGGGGCCGATTCCTTGGCCGCTGGCGTTGGTGCTTATGCGCCGGCGGCATTCGCAGTGGCGCTGGGTCCTTTTGCTGCCGCTACGGGTAGCGCGGGTATCGCCGTCGGTCAAAAATCTTCGGCGGTCAGCAACAACGACATCGCTATTGGCACCAACGCCTATGCCGGCGCCAGCATCAGCACCTTCAGCGGCGCCGACTCCGCCTCTACTGCTATTGGCGAAAACGCCACGGCCACTGGCGGCTATTCGGTGGCACAGGGCTATGGAGCAGATGCTGTGGCGCAGGATTCGATCGCCATCGGCTCGACTTCTACGGCCAGTGGAATTGGCGCGATCGCGATCGGAACGGGGGCCTCCGCAAATAACAAAAACGATGTCGCGCTCGGCGCGGGCTCGGGTACAGCTGCCGCGAATCCGACGAACAGCGCGACAATTGCAACTGCGTCGGGCGGTCAGCTCACGCTTTCGGGCTTCGCAGGCGCGAATCCGGCGAGCGTGGTGTCTGTTGGGGCACCTGGAGCCGAGCGCCAGATCACCAACGTCGCGGCCGGCCGCGTCACCGCGACGTCGACCGATGCAGTAAACGGTAGCGAGCTTTACGCGGTGGCAAGTGCCATTGACACGGCTGTCAACGGTGGCGGCATCAAATACTTCCACGCGAACTCGAATGCGGCCGATTCCAGTGCGACTGGCACCGACAGCATCGCGGTCGGCCCTTCCGCATCTGCATACGGCGATTCGTCTATCGCGCAAGGCTCTGGTGCGCTAGCGGGCGTCAACGGCAATACCGCGGTGTCGGGAGACGTCGCGCTCGGCAGCGGCGCGCAGGCGACGGGCGGCAGATCGCTTGCGCTAGGCAACGGCGCTAGCGTCGCGACGCTCGGCGGCGTGGCGCTCGGCGCGGGTTCTGTTGCGTCACGCGAGGCCGGCACCTATGTCGACCCAATCACCGGCGGCAGCTTCACGACAGCGCTCGGCGCGGTGTCGGTGGGAGCCTCCGGTACGCTGCGACAGATCACGAACGTTGCACCCGGCACGCAGTTGACCGATGCCGTCAACCTCGGCCAGCTCGAAAGCGCGCTTAGTACATTGAACACGACGATCAGCAGCCTGCCGTCGACGAATCCGGGCAGTGGCAGGACGTGGATCACCGGCAATCCGGGGACTTACACTGCGCCCGTTGCGAGCGGCGAAAACGCGACCGCCGGTGGCAGCGACAGCGTCGCGTCGGCCAGCGGCAGCACCGCGATTGGCGACCATGCGAACGCGAGCGGCGCGAACTCGGTTGCGCTCGGCGCGAATTCGGTCGCCACCGCGCCAAACACCGTGTCGATTGGCTCGACGGGCAATGAGCGCACGCTCAGCAACGTCGCGGCAGGTGTGAACGGTACCGACGCGGTCAACGTGAATCAGCTGAATGCCGGTGTCTCAAGTGCAGTTTCGCAATCGAACCAGTACACGGACCAGCAGGTCAGCAGCCTGCGGCGCGATATGAACAGCGGTGCCGCAGCCGCGATGGCAGTTGCCGGTTTACCGCAACCAGCCGGACCCGGCAAGAGCGTACTCGCGGTCGCCGGGTCGACGTGGCAGGGGCAACAAGGGCTCGCGTTCGGCGTGTCGACCGTGTCGGAAAACGGCAGGTGGATCTACAAGGGCTCGCTGACGACCAGCAGCCGCGGCGGTACTGGCGCGGTGATCGGCGCGGGCTATCAATGGTGA
- a CDS encoding OmpA family protein: MNTKLAHVVALAAFSMMLAGCGTTSRPGATSPEFPARDSARMKGGEFVNVANLRQIRPGMTKNQIYALIGPPHFDEGVFFVHVWNYVFDFHIGGSNDFVTCQYQIRFDGHSRVTATYWRQPDCALRANPPDVNVIPPGDTSSRPEKIVLGTDGLFRFDGAALADMLPGGRTQVTQIAEAITRDFVGHREIVVTGYTDRLGTDKHNEALSMARARTVRDLLVRQGIDGTTIRAIGLGASQPVTQCDGVEAGAALVKCLQPNRRVEIEAR; encoded by the coding sequence ATGAATACGAAATTAGCTCATGTAGTTGCATTGGCCGCGTTTAGCATGATGCTGGCCGGTTGCGGAACCACAAGCCGTCCGGGTGCAACGTCACCAGAATTTCCAGCGCGCGATTCGGCGCGGATGAAAGGAGGGGAATTCGTCAATGTCGCCAATCTTCGCCAGATCCGGCCGGGCATGACCAAGAACCAGATATATGCGCTGATCGGCCCACCGCACTTTGACGAAGGAGTGTTCTTCGTACACGTCTGGAATTACGTCTTCGATTTCCACATCGGAGGCAGCAACGACTTCGTCACGTGCCAGTATCAGATCCGATTCGATGGGCATTCGCGAGTGACGGCCACATATTGGCGGCAACCGGATTGCGCGTTGCGCGCGAATCCGCCCGACGTCAATGTGATCCCGCCCGGCGATACATCGTCGCGACCCGAGAAGATAGTGCTGGGCACCGATGGACTGTTTCGCTTCGATGGGGCTGCGTTGGCCGATATGCTGCCCGGCGGGCGCACTCAAGTGACGCAAATTGCGGAGGCAATTACGCGGGATTTCGTCGGGCACCGTGAGATCGTCGTTACCGGATACACCGACCGGCTCGGGACGGACAAGCACAATGAGGCACTGTCGATGGCGCGAGCCCGGACCGTTCGGGACCTGCTTGTCCGGCAAGGCATTGATGGTACGACGATCCGCGCAATCGGACTAGGAGCGAGCCAGCCGGTCACGCAGTGTGACGGCGTCGAAGCAGGCGCGGCCCTTGTGAAGTGCTTGCAACCGAACCGGCGCGTCGAGATTGAGGCGCGGTGA